The following is a genomic window from Neodiprion virginianus isolate iyNeoVirg1 chromosome 1, iyNeoVirg1.1, whole genome shotgun sequence.
TCAAAGTCCTGTTGGAAGTTCATACAATTCGGTACCTCTCCAGGAAAGCCTTTAATCAAGCACCCTTCAGCTGCGTCAGCTGCTATTGAACCTGCCTGCAGTTTCATTGCAAACACGACAACGATTGGACTATCCTGTGCAAAATAATGACATTTTAATATGTTATCTCACTCCGCaaccaaacatttttttatggcAATTACATAATCGGTTTGGAGGGGGGTACTAACCCGAAATATAATGGCAAGATATTTTCCTGTAGGATCCCACTCCATAGCTATCACTCGACCTCCAAGACATTGTTGTTCATGCTGAttggaatataaaattgtttttttcagatcaattATAGCCGTGGCAGCTTTAACGTCGTTATTTACacctgaatttttcaagtcaaaaatattttcttgtaatggCAGTGAAAATACTATCTCTGGAACTTCggttgaaacaaataaaagcGTAAGATCTGGCCCGAAACAAGCTGCAGCAACCCGACCGTTTGGGACCATCCACTTTTCGGATTTCCAAGATGAGCCGTCTCCAGTGTTCCATATTCTGTAGAAGAATTGCGTGTCataggtataattattattcaaggAGAAATTCCAAAGcatcaaaatatttgcacAGAAAATTATCCATAGTTATTGTTACGAGAAGATTTTTCTCGAGTCGTTTACTAAATTTGATATAATAAACCAAATGATGAAGATATATTCATCTGGCATGACAAAACATGTTTCCATCGAATCTTTACCTGAAGACAGAATGAGTGGATGCTGCCAGTAGCCTAGAACCACAGTGAGACCATCGAGCAAAGCAGAGTCCGCCCCCTCTGACACATTTTAAAGGGACTGCCAATTCTCTAGATGTATCCCAGATATACATATTGTTATTTGCTGGAGAGCAAGATACCAATAAGTCACCCTGAAATGGATCATAAGGAGAGTTTGAGGAATTCGGGATACAAAGATTATCCACAAAATTACTGAATGAATAAAGTAAAGGTTTTCCTCTGGCTTCCTACCTGTGGATTCCAAGCAACGCTTGTGACTGGGGCATGTCCTCTTTGTCGGAGAGTCAGTGCTTGACTCAGCGAACTGCTAGCTGCTCCCAATTCTACTTTCCAGATTAAAATCCCCATCTGACAAGCAGCGGCCAACTCTCTACCAGAATTGGGCCTCCAAGTCAAACAAGATACGGATTTTTGAAAGCTGTGTCTCAGAACTGCTGCGCCCTGCACGTTCTTGCAGAACACACGAATCCTATCGTCTCGTGTTGCTAAAGCAAGACGTGTACAATGTGGATGCCAGGCTAAACAACGAACCTTTacgaaacaaattttaattaatcacAATAATTGTCATGAGTGTGTAGaaaagtttaaataaaatgaagtaATAAAGAAGACATCgaaaaaaacgtgaattttAGCAAAATTTGGAGGCAATCAAAATTGTCCTTTTCTTTTAACGGTGCTCAATGGCTCTAGATATCGAACTGAGTTTGTTCAAGTTACTTTAGTACAGAAATCTTGTGAACTAGACAATGATTACAATGGCAGTAGCCCAGTCACGTGTGATAGCTATATCAGCTGCGGAACCATAAGTTAGCATCGGTAATCCCTCATTCCAGAATGCTAGCTTGTCCACCAAATCAAACAGGCGAGATAATCTgtaaaaggaaagaaaaaattcaaaattatgaaCATGGACCATAGagttttcagtaaaaattgACCAATGACACTAAAAATCCGAATATTCTCATTTTGACATTTGACCATTGTAATCTGTGAGCAACAATCTCTAGCATTAAGATACtcagaataaaattatgaaagcCAGAAAACTTAACCAGGAAATAAAGAAActaataattgaatttatgcACCTTGTAGTTACCCAGTGTAAGATTTTTGTAACCTGTGCCGGATCCTCTTCTGCAGTTGCGTGAACTGCCTCGATGAAACCCTTGTCACGCCACAcgcttgcaatttttttcaaagcacTTTCCTGAACCGGTAAAAACATATCTTTGGCCGAAATACCATTACCAGCTTCTCGTATTGCAAGCATATCAGAGCTCACAGTTGCATTGGGATGATCGAGTAGGTAAGCAGCATACGACTGCATGCATATATTCAAATGTTCGCGATCCACATACCGCAGGCTACCGTCAACCAAACCAACAGTTGCCTCATCATTGAGCAAAGGAGGTTTGAAATCCTCAAGTGAAGGCGTTTGGAATAACTTCATGGCTCTTACTTAGACGTGAGCGTGAAATGCAGTGAATTTTGGCTAAATGTAACATACATACCATCGGTTAGGTTAGATTAGGCTAtcagagagaaataaaatttcaaagtgcGAGAAGTAAATCATTCTCAACAAGAATTTAGGCATCGTTTTCAGAAGTGGTTTTACATAACTCGCAAAGAATTATTAATCcgataaaa
Proteins encoded in this region:
- the LOC124298389 gene encoding aladin-like gives rise to the protein MKLFQTPSLEDFKPPLLNDEATVGLVDGSLRYVDREHLNICMQSYAAYLLDHPNATVSSDMLAIREAGNGISAKDMFLPVQESALKKIASVWRDKGFIEAVHATAEEDPAQVTKILHWVTTRLSRLFDLVDKLAFWNEGLPMLTYGSAADIAITRDWATAIVRCLAWHPHCTRLALATRDDRIRVFCKNVQGAAVLRHSFQKSVSCLTWRPNSGRELAAACQMGILIWKVELGAASSSLSQALTLRQRGHAPVTSVAWNPQGDLLVSCSPANNNMYIWDTSRELAVPLKCVRGGGLCFARWSHCGSRLLAASTHSVFRIWNTGDGSSWKSEKWMVPNGRVAAACFGPDLTLLFVSTEVPEIVFSLPLQENIFDLKNSGVNNDVKAATAIIDLKKTILYSNQHEQQCLGGRVIAMEWDPTGKYLAIIFRDSPIVVVFAMKLQAGSIAADAAEGCLIKGFPGEVPNCMNFQQDFDSNSDFGGACLTIAWSSGRVQHFPLVNSNSVVHSSFTTNHLYIS